The Porphyrobacter sp. LM 6 sequence CCCACCGGCTATCTGCATATCGGCGGGGCGCGCACAGCGCTGTTCAACTGGCTCTACGCCCGCCACCACGGCGGACGCGTGCTGCTGCGGATCGAAGATACCGACCGCAAGCGCTCCACCCAGGATGCGATCGACGCCATCATCGAAGGGCTCGATTGGCTCGGGCTCGATTTCGATGCCCCGCCGCTGTTCCAGTCCGACCGCGCCGAACGCCATGCCGAAGTCGCGTGGCAGCTGCTCAAGGCCGGCCATGCCTACAAGTGCTTTGCCACGCCTGAAGAGCTTGAGGCCATGCGCGAGGAGCAGCGCGCGAACAAGAAGCCGCTGCGCTATGACGGGCGCTGGCGCGATCGCGATCCTGCCGAAGCGCCCGCAGGCGCGCCCTTCACCATCCGGATCAAGACGGCCAACGAAGGCGAGACCACCATACACGACCGGGTGCAGGGCGCGGTGACGGTGAAGAACGAGGAAATCGACGACTACATCATCCTGCGTGCAGACGGGACGCCGACCTATATGCTCGCGGTCGTGGTCGACGATCACGACATGGGTGTGACCCATGTGATCCGCGGCGATGATCACCTAAACAACGCCTTCCGCCAGCTGCCGATCATCCGCGCGATGAACGATATAGAGGGCAACTGGCCCGATCCAATCTACGCCCACATCCCGCTGATCCACGGATCGGACGGCGCCAAGCTGTCCAAGCGCCACGGCGCGCTGGGTGTCGAGGCCTATCGTGACGAGTTCGGCATCCTGCCCGAAGCGCTGTTCAACTATCTGCTGCGTCTGGGCTGGGGCCACGGCGACCGCGAGGAGATCACGCGCGAGGAAGCCATCGGGCTGTTCGATCTCGACGGCGTGGGCAAGAGCCCCTCGCGCTTCGACCTCAAGAAGCTCGAGAATCTCAACGGCCACTACCTGCGCGAGGCCGACGATGCGCGCCTGGCGGCACTGGTTGCGGCCCGGATCGGCGAAACGGCCGACGAAGCACTGCTCACCCGCGCCATGCCGGTACTCAAGGTGCGCGCCAAGAACGTCAATGAAATCACTGAAGGCGCGGCATTTCTGTTTGCCAAGCGCCCGCTTGCAATGACGGAGAAGGCGGCCGAGCTGCTCGAAGGCGAAGCACGCACCATCTTGCGCAGCATTTGCACCGCACTTGCAGCGCAAAACGACTGGACAAGCGAGGCACTCGAAGCCACTACGAAGGCGCTTGCGGAGGAGCTTGGATTGGGTCTCGGCAAGCTGGCGCAGCCGATGCGCGCGGCGCTGACCGGGACGACCACATCACCCGGGATTTTCGATGTTCTGGTCCTTCTGGGCCGGGACGAAGCTCTCGCTCGGCTCGACGCGCAGGCTGCGTGACGCCGCGGGCGATAGCAGGGATTATGGACAGGAGATAGATCTTGGCAGACAAGACGGCGAAACTCGAAATCGGCGGGAAGACTTTCGATTATCCGGTGCTCGAAGGCAGCACCGGCCCGGACGTGATCGACATCCGCAAGCTCTACGCACAGACGGGCGCGTTCACCTTCGACCCCGGCTTCACCTCGACCGCGAGCTGCGAAAGCGCGCTGACGTACATCGATGGTGATGAGGGCGTGCTGCTCCACCGCGGCTATCCTATCGGGCAGCTGGCCGAAGATTCGAGCTTCATGGAAGTCAGCTACCTGCTGCTCAACGGCGAACTGCCGAGCCAGCAGGAACTCGCAGACTTCACCTACACCATCACCCGCCACACCATGCTGCACGAGCAGCTGATGACCTTCTATCGCGGCTTCCGCCGTGACGCGCACCCGATGGCGGTGATGTGCGGCGTGGTTGGCGCGCTGTCGGCGTTCTACCATGACAGCACCGACATTTCCGATCCGCAGCAGCGCATGATCGCATCGCACCGACTGATCGCGAAGATGCCGACGATCGCGGCGATGGCCTACAAGTATTCGGTCGGCCAGCCCTTCATGTATCCGGACAACAAGC is a genomic window containing:
- the gltX gene encoding glutamate--tRNA ligase, producing the protein MASESSTDSTGTTGGVVTRFAPSPTGYLHIGGARTALFNWLYARHHGGRVLLRIEDTDRKRSTQDAIDAIIEGLDWLGLDFDAPPLFQSDRAERHAEVAWQLLKAGHAYKCFATPEELEAMREEQRANKKPLRYDGRWRDRDPAEAPAGAPFTIRIKTANEGETTIHDRVQGAVTVKNEEIDDYIILRADGTPTYMLAVVVDDHDMGVTHVIRGDDHLNNAFRQLPIIRAMNDIEGNWPDPIYAHIPLIHGSDGAKLSKRHGALGVEAYRDEFGILPEALFNYLLRLGWGHGDREEITREEAIGLFDLDGVGKSPSRFDLKKLENLNGHYLREADDARLAALVAARIGETADEALLTRAMPVLKVRAKNVNEITEGAAFLFAKRPLAMTEKAAELLEGEARTILRSICTALAAQNDWTSEALEATTKALAEELGLGLGKLAQPMRAALTGTTTSPGIFDVLVLLGRDEALARLDAQAA